Proteins encoded by one window of Salvia splendens isolate huo1 chromosome 14, SspV2, whole genome shotgun sequence:
- the LOC121763811 gene encoding uncharacterized protein LOC121763811: protein MNLPQIYQLPSLYNLPFTNQFPNSTNNLERKEIERNREFKTPVLICGYLFNKVEEELAIEIDTEGFIKLLRFHDLSIEGYLRELRVESGKFKLKKLNEQG, encoded by the exons ATGAATCTTCCCCAAATCTATCAACTACCTTCCCTTTATAATCTGCCCTTCACAAATCAGTTTCCTAATTCTACCAACAATctggaaagaaaagaaatagagAGGAACCGTGAGTTCAAGACTCCGGTTTTGATCTGTGGTTATCTATTCAACAAAG TTGAGGAGGAACTGGCAATTGAAATAGATACAGAGGGATTCATCAAGTTGCTTCGTTTTCACGATCTGTCAATTGAAG gctatcttcgtgagttaagggtggagtcaggaaaattcaagttaaagaaACTAAACGAACAAG gttga